In Micrococcus luteus NCTC 2665, a single window of DNA contains:
- a CDS encoding NAD(P)H-quinone oxidoreductase gives MDVPAQMHAVRFTGAGGNGVVRVGQEPVPDPGPGEVLVQVAAAGLNRADIAQREGRYPPPRGASEIPGLEVSGTVAALGPEAGMPGEGRFAVGDRVCALLAGGGFAEYVAVPAGQLMAVPDGVGLVEAAALPEVACTVHSTLVGRAGVQAGDRVLVHGATGGIGSFAVQFLTALAARVLGTAGGPEKVALGRRLGAEHMFDHRAAESGAFAPWVKEVTDGHGADVILDVVGAPYLAPNVSALAPEGRIVTLAVQGGAVPEDFNIMKLVVKRGWLTGATLRSRSVVDKAGIVAAAERAVWPLVAAGRIDASVGACFPLAEAAEAFDWFDSATRTGKVVLVTDPADARRPSGDRA, from the coding sequence ATGGACGTCCCCGCACAGATGCACGCCGTGCGATTCACCGGGGCCGGCGGCAACGGCGTCGTCCGCGTGGGCCAGGAGCCCGTGCCAGACCCCGGCCCGGGCGAGGTGCTGGTGCAGGTGGCCGCCGCGGGTCTCAACCGCGCGGACATCGCGCAGCGCGAGGGCCGCTATCCGCCGCCGCGCGGCGCCTCCGAGATCCCCGGGCTCGAGGTCTCCGGCACCGTGGCGGCGCTGGGACCCGAGGCCGGGATGCCGGGTGAGGGGCGCTTCGCCGTCGGTGACCGGGTGTGCGCGCTCCTGGCCGGCGGCGGCTTCGCCGAGTACGTCGCCGTGCCGGCGGGCCAGCTCATGGCCGTCCCCGACGGCGTCGGACTCGTCGAGGCGGCGGCCCTGCCGGAGGTGGCCTGCACGGTGCACTCGACGCTCGTGGGCCGGGCAGGCGTCCAGGCCGGGGACCGGGTGCTCGTGCACGGCGCCACCGGCGGCATCGGCTCCTTCGCCGTCCAGTTCCTCACCGCGCTCGCCGCACGGGTGCTGGGCACCGCCGGCGGCCCGGAGAAGGTGGCGCTCGGCCGGCGGCTGGGCGCCGAGCACATGTTCGACCACCGCGCCGCCGAGTCCGGTGCCTTCGCCCCGTGGGTCAAGGAGGTCACGGACGGCCACGGCGCGGACGTCATCCTCGACGTCGTCGGCGCCCCGTACCTGGCACCCAACGTGTCCGCGCTCGCCCCCGAGGGACGCATCGTGACGCTCGCGGTCCAGGGCGGCGCCGTCCCGGAGGACTTCAACATCATGAAGCTGGTGGTCAAGCGCGGCTGGCTCACGGGGGCGACGCTCCGCTCCCGCTCGGTCGTGGACAAGGCCGGGATCGTGGCCGCGGCCGAACGTGCCGTGTGGCCCCTGGTGGCGGCGGGCCGCATCGACGCGAGCGTCGGGGCGTGCTTCCCGCTCGCCGAGGCCGCCGAGGCGTTCGACTGGTTCGACTCCGCCACCCGCACGGGCAAGGTCGTGCTCGTCACCGACCCCGCCGATGCGCGCCGGCCGTCCGGCGACCGCGCATGA
- a CDS encoding HAD family hydrolase yields MSLPHAPRTPAPPAAASSAVPLRLAVVDMSGTSIVEHGLQDTAFARTLDQHGVPAGTPEHDDAARRFRALRPTSRTAVFPRVFADRAVAAAATRTFEATFDALLGQHGVQAVPGAEEALVRLRALGLHVCLCTGYARHTQNMILESLGWMGLGDLSLSPDDAGRGVPYPDMILTALLGLDLDDVRSVLVVGDTAEDMTAGRRAGAGLVVGVRTGRDADDVLLAAGADRVVPGLADVPDLVARTR; encoded by the coding sequence ATGAGCCTGCCCCACGCCCCTCGCACCCCGGCACCCCCCGCCGCGGCCTCGTCAGCCGTGCCCCTCCGCCTGGCCGTGGTGGACATGTCCGGCACGTCCATCGTGGAGCACGGGCTCCAGGACACGGCGTTCGCCCGCACGTTGGACCAGCACGGCGTCCCGGCGGGCACGCCGGAGCACGACGACGCCGCGCGGCGGTTCCGTGCGCTCCGGCCCACCTCGCGCACGGCCGTGTTCCCCCGCGTGTTCGCCGACCGGGCGGTGGCCGCGGCGGCGACCCGCACGTTCGAGGCGACCTTCGACGCGCTGTTGGGCCAGCACGGCGTCCAGGCCGTGCCGGGTGCGGAGGAGGCGCTCGTCCGCCTGCGCGCCCTCGGCCTCCACGTGTGCCTCTGCACCGGCTACGCCCGCCACACCCAGAACATGATCCTCGAGTCGCTGGGGTGGATGGGCCTGGGGGATCTGAGCCTGTCCCCGGACGACGCCGGCCGCGGCGTCCCCTACCCGGACATGATCCTCACCGCCCTGCTCGGTCTCGACCTCGACGACGTCCGCAGCGTCCTCGTGGTCGGGGACACCGCGGAGGACATGACGGCCGGGCGCCGCGCGGGGGCCGGACTCGTGGTCGGCGTGCGCACGGGTCGCGACGCGGACGACGTCCTGCTGGCGGCGGGCGCGGACCGGGTGGTGCCGGGCCTGGCCGACGTGCCGGACCTGGTGGCCCGCACCCGCTGA
- a CDS encoding DNA polymerase III subunit delta': MTAPAPAVFADLAGQEAAVAQLRRAAAADRPTHAWMFTGPPGSGRSTAARAFAAALQCEVADPAARGCGECHACRTVLGGTHPDVTVLATEAVSYRIEDVRALVEAGQSTPATGRWRIFLMEDADRMTERATNVLLKAIEEPPARTIWMLCTPSPADVLPTVRSRCRLITLSIPAVEQVAELLHRRDGLDRETALTTARISQSHVGMARRLARDPEALERRERILSLPLQATAVSDAMALAATLAEVSKAEAESAAEARDAEELEALRRSLGLEPVEPVPPKLRHHVKRLEEDQTRRRRRAVRDSLDRAMIDVMGLFRDVLRVQLGADGELINEHRRGEIEAYARGAAGDSAEVLARIDAVATARGRIAANVPEQLALEALMLALLPRRVRTPRRR, translated from the coding sequence ATGACGGCCCCCGCCCCCGCCGTGTTCGCGGACCTCGCGGGCCAGGAGGCCGCGGTGGCCCAGCTGCGCCGCGCCGCGGCCGCGGACCGTCCCACCCACGCCTGGATGTTCACGGGCCCGCCCGGTTCCGGCCGGTCGACGGCGGCGCGCGCGTTCGCCGCGGCCCTGCAGTGCGAGGTCGCGGACCCGGCGGCGCGCGGCTGTGGCGAGTGCCACGCATGCCGCACCGTCCTCGGCGGCACCCACCCGGACGTGACCGTGCTGGCCACCGAGGCGGTGAGCTATCGGATCGAGGACGTCCGCGCCCTCGTGGAGGCCGGCCAGTCCACCCCCGCGACCGGGCGCTGGCGGATCTTCCTCATGGAGGACGCGGACCGCATGACGGAGCGCGCCACGAACGTGCTCCTCAAGGCCATCGAGGAGCCGCCGGCCCGCACGATCTGGATGCTGTGCACCCCGTCCCCCGCGGACGTGCTCCCCACCGTCCGCTCCCGCTGCCGTCTGATCACGCTGAGCATCCCCGCCGTGGAGCAGGTGGCGGAGCTGCTGCACCGCCGCGACGGGCTGGACCGCGAGACGGCGCTCACCACCGCCCGGATCTCCCAGTCGCACGTGGGCATGGCCCGCCGCCTCGCGCGGGACCCGGAGGCCCTCGAACGCCGCGAGCGCATCCTCTCCCTGCCGCTCCAGGCCACCGCCGTCTCCGACGCGATGGCCCTGGCCGCCACGTTGGCCGAGGTGTCCAAGGCCGAGGCCGAGTCCGCCGCCGAGGCCCGGGACGCCGAGGAGCTCGAGGCGCTGCGCCGCTCCCTGGGCCTCGAGCCCGTCGAGCCCGTCCCGCCCAAGCTCCGCCACCACGTCAAACGGCTCGAGGAGGACCAGACCCGCCGGCGGCGCCGCGCCGTCCGGGACTCGCTGGACCGGGCCATGATCGACGTCATGGGCCTGTTCCGGGATGTGCTGCGCGTGCAGCTGGGGGCCGACGGCGAGCTCATCAACGAGCACCGCCGGGGCGAGATCGAGGCGTACGCCCGCGGCGCCGCCGGTGACTCGGCCGAGGTGCTCGCCCGGATCGACGCCGTCGCCACGGCCCGCGGGCGCATCGCCGCCAACGTGCCGGAGCAGCTGGCCCTCGAAGCCCTGATGCTGGCGCTGCTGCCCCGGCGAGTGCGCACCCCGCGACGTCGCTGA